Within Xiphias gladius isolate SHS-SW01 ecotype Sanya breed wild chromosome 14, ASM1685928v1, whole genome shotgun sequence, the genomic segment tttctctgtggtgATGTGGTTGTAGACGCTAGTCTTCCTAAACTAGCAGATAAGCAGCCTCCAAAGGAAAAGACCTTGGAGGATCTTGATCTTTCCAAAGGTATCACTCAAATTCAGTTGCTACATTTacctgacagctatagttattagttatattgcagattaagattttacacacaaaaaacatataGTCAGCTTGTAAAATATGACGCATTGTTATAGATCAAACTACTTGACGATATATAAATTTGTTAATAAGTATATAAtattagctccacctcagccAGTGACATTTAATGGTGCTTACAAACACTTTAGGTCATCAGTAAGAATATGATACACATAATGATATAACAAAATGGAGGAGGCCATTCTGTATATTGAgtgcttttaatttttgatactttaggtatatttttctgataatacttttgtactgtAAGATTTTGATTGTCActtgtgatggagtatttttaaattttagtatTGCTAACTTAAATTACCAATAGGACCTGAATACTTATTCTACCATCAGATGTGATATGTGTGACAGATGTCTCTACATGGTATTTTGAGTTGATTATTAACATTGTTTACGCTCATAAAAAACAGATATTGTCTTAGAATTAATATGGACCACAACGCAAATTCAAACAAGATCCTGTAAAATataattgttgttttatgtgGTATTCGGTCTCCTAAAGGCTAAAGCTACTCCAAATATCTATTAATAATCACATCGGCACGAAGGACGTAATCAGTGATGGATTTCGTTGTCCTTTCCAGACTCCTTCAtgagcaacagcaacaacccAACCAAGACACATATATCACCTTTTCAGACGATCGAAGCAGGAGCAGCCCGACAGAGGATTACCCTGGCACCGATTGCGGGAACCTGCGCGAGTGAGTCACAACAGAGagcttttaattttctctgtagCAGACAGAATAACGGTTGAGTCAGACAGACCTAGTGTGGTTTAGTGTTGCTCGGTATCAGTGAGGTCTGAGTCAGACGGTACTGGGAAATGATTCTTTGGGTTTCGAGTTGCAGCTTGTTCGAGTGAAACTTCGTGGGACGTCCTGGTGGTCAAATGGCTTAGATACATACCATGTAACCATAACATTCCTGGTACAATTCTGGAAAATCAccccttctttctttctaacTTTCCTGTCACTCTATACACTCATGctatcaaataaatgcaaaaatgcaatttaaaaaaaacaaaactcttccACCATACTATAGCAAAAGCGCCCCCTGGAGTTGGACAGGAATCTGTATTTTCCTTAAAGACAAAAGTGTCTGAGAGGCCTGTTAGTGATGCAGGAGCTTTCAATGAATACTGCTCTCAGAACCCAATCTgatggtttttggtttttttagtcTCATTCCTTTTGTAAACCTTTTAGTTGATCTGTCCTCAGCTGCTGATCTACGAATTGACTCCAGAATCAAAGCGTGTAAGAGCAAGATCTCTGCGAATAAACAGGCCGCCTCAAATGAAGGTAAAAAATACCAGCGGTGTAAGAAATGCAGCTTCATGTTGCTCTCTGAGTATTTCCTAAACAAACTCTTCCTTCACTATCTCATTGATTTCAGAGTATGAAGGATGGAGGAACAGATCTCTAAATCCTCTGATCCCCGGATCCAGCACCTGCTCTATAGGGAAGAAAACCTTTGCGCGGAGCACAAATATCCAGCCAGTGCACGGACGAGTAGACTGGGCCGCCAAATACGGAGGTCACCGGTAGCGCAGCAGTGCGCTCTGCTCCGCCAGTGACTCCCACTGCACTTTCACCAGGAAATTTGCTACTCTTTTGTTGCATTTGCCATgctattaaatatttttcagtgctgtACAAGTGTGTCATGACTTATAccatcagtatttttttttaaataatagactacaaagaatgaaataaagtagttaattttgtatttaagtGAGTGGGTGAGTGTATtatttcacagcagcagaaaaagtgcAGATATCCTTTTTCCTCGTTAAGGTACACAAACAGGTTTAGGCAGGTCTGCGCAATTATCAGCTGTGATGATTGACTTACAAATGGGGCAAAGATAATCCTTCTCCTTGGATACGTTTAGCAAGATGAGCCCCATACatttcacaaacagaaaaatcatttaaCTATAACAATCGCTGTGTATTCtcaaagacagacattttttcaAACGTCAGAAAAGTTTCCTTTACAATCATGCTTTgaattaaactgttttttacaGAAGACTGTAATACATACAAAACCACATAGAGGTGAATGTTAGATTTCCCATGTTCAAGATATTTACAGATACGCAGAAAAGATACATTGAAGTGTTTTCAAGATGTGTGCGGCCTCTTCAGCGCCCCAGTTATGATCTTCGCCAGCATCAGTCCACTGAAAAGAGATGACCGCATTTATATCACAACATGGTCGAAATAAGATTCTCAAGGTATTAAAAACAGAAGTCTTATGATCACCTTGGTGCAGGATGTATTGTACATAACTAACCTATTAACAGTCACAAGGAAATTAAACCGTGTAATAATGGTGTTTTACCTGGCTAAAGTCATCAGGCCAGCTGGCATGAACTTCCAGGAGTTGAGAAATCTCAGTCCCATCACTACAGCCAGGGTTCCCGAGGTGCCTGCATTTGGTCAGTGGAGGGAAACAGTTGTTACCATGTGTTTCTGAACGCGGCAGTTGGACTGTCACGGTTTACCAAACCAAACTCGCTCACCTAGTGAAAGCCAGACATTCCTGGGATCTTGAGATGCCAGATAAGCACCGACTGCAGCCAACAGGCCAAACAGGAGGCCTGCAGCCAGAGAGGTGACGCTGCCTGTGGAGCAAACACACTGGGTTAGGTTCAGTTTTGGAGATTAAGTGTTAAATTAGGTTTGATGGATTCTCTTTTTATAAACTCTCCAtgttataatgttcattttttgctgaaactgttttagagaggtatCAATGAACttcatgatcattttggaggctgcagtttgcagtgcttctgatattttgtccaccccttttttttttcttttttttttaaatcagtgaggTTAAACTCAAAAAATCTTGATTAGAGATTTATTGCAGAGGTGGTGTTTTAGACTGCACTGGTAAAAGTACACGAGCATTATCAGTAAagtgtacttaaagtatcaaaagtaaaagtactcattctgcaCAAGAAAGTCTCCTGTCACTGATATATTACtaaatatgacattattagactgttcatactgatgcatcagtgtcTAAGGAGTATTTAACTGATGCTGCcgctggaggtggagctggttttcaCTGGTTAATATACAGCTTgatagtttagtccagtggttcccaacctaggggtcagGCTCCCTCCGAAGGGTCcccagataaatctgaggggtcgtgagatgattaatgagggaggaaagaagaagaagaagaagaaaaaaagatcttataacacaaatctgttttcagtattGGGATTCTTTTCtaatctttgccttttttgtgaaatattggatgaTATCACCTATtttgggcctcaaacagttatttaaatgaaatcatgtgagaggtttagaggggaaatgtctctttggtggaactgatATCAACTCACAGACATCTGAGACATGACAGGGGCCCAGAATTGGACACCAATTTATTGTGATGGGTTAGAAAAatgcaattacattttttttttttttaatttttttttttaaagatcttaatcttaaaagtaactagtcaccacagcagtaaaaaagtacaatatttacctctgaaatTTAGTGGAGAAATAGCATTaaaaggaaatactcaagtacaagtaacCGAGTAAATGTAGTTACTTTGCACAACTGCTTCTGCCGGTAAGATAGTTGAAATTTGACGCAAACCGGTTTCGATCCCGAACGACCTGCGCCGCACCCGCATCGAGTTAAGCCGGCGTTGTGTGTATCTAAGCGTCGGCGTGTCTCGCCCACCTGCTTTCACGTAACCCATGATTCCTCCCGCCGACACCAGGGCAGAGTAACCGAACCCAACCCAGTCCACGGCCATGGCCGGGGACAACCCGCGGTTTGGCGGCTTCACCGCTCAGGCAGGCTCGGAGAAGCTGACGTccggaggggaaaaaaaaaaaaaaaaaaaatctgacgaAAGTTTCGCTGTCAAagattcaaaaaaaattaaacaaagaggaaaacaaaacaacaacaaaaggttTTCTCAACATTAAAATGCGACCCGAGTTTCCAAACTTCCGAACGGTTACACTTCCGGAGTAATAAAAgagaatttcaaaataaaagtattctTGGCAGAATAGACACTCGGCagtatctttctttttttttaaagttttttaaatattttaatgataatttacATGTTTCCTATTGTGCTAAAGGGAAACAAGGACAATAAATCCTCCCCTCACGACggttacaatgttcagtttgtgttgaaactgtctcagagaggtgttgacttcggaggctgcagtttgcgGTGCTGTTGAGACGTGCGGCGCCATGAGGACATACTGTGTTTCTCGGTTATTTTTTTATCCGACCCGTTTACATCAACGAGGGCAGGCTAAATAGCAGAAACTCCTCTCTGAATAACGCAGTATTCTGCTCTTCGCTTGGGTGGGAGGATGGGTTTCAAGAAGACTTTGCGGGTGCACCGGGTCAGGGAGTTAACTAAGTAACTGCCGGTGAGACTAGGGAAGCTGGGTCAGTGAGGATGACGGCCGGATCACGGGGGGGGGGCGCGGCATTCAGACGAAACCGCCCGTCAGGCCCAGTGGGTCCAGCCGAACGGCTGTCGCTTGTCATGGGGGCCTAAGCAGATTGACGACGGCGCGGCCCGATGCCCGCTGCGGGGGCCTAGTAACAGGTCAAACCATCATTTAAATGGATGCTGGGCTCCCATGGGAACGCTCACCCAACTTTTGGCACATTTAACTGGGTACTGATAACTAACAAATGCGTGGACAATGAAACACTTTTATTGTTGCCCATCTCATTTCCCACCATCCATTCTTTGCAGTGTTGacagcaaaaatattcaatCACATAAATACAATCAGGACTCGAAAGCTGTCAAACCGGGGTTTATCACATCCCAGTGGTAATCACACCAAGTAAAGGCTtgtttgactttaaaaacagtgcgtggaaaagattttaaaaagattttttattgCTGGACATTTCGTTTTCCACcgccttttttcttctgtttgggTTTGCTCTCATCTTCTAGAATGACTTCTTCTGTTGCAATTCGGACTCTCTTCGTCTTTGAAAGTTCTCGAGCGAGTTCTGTGGACAGGCGAAAACAGATGGTGGCCgttaacaaaacacagacacagaaatatgtGGAAACTTGCAGCTTTGTAATTATTTAGTGGATGACGGTTAAACACTAATGACTTTTTTCAGAAACATCCTCCTTCGGAGCTTGAAGTTTTCCAGCACAACCAGTTTTCCACTGCACGCTGTAAACATTTGGGGGGCTACTGCTACACAAACTTCACGCTGCATTGACCGTAAATATGGACTGCAGAGTGGAGAAACGTTAAGATCTTTTCTGCAGCCAAAATTTTGcctcatttctctcttctttaCAGTGCACACCTGTCAACACAGAAACTCAACCAAAAGAGACCACAACCAAGACCCTCACTATACCAGCCATTATCTATTACTGCTGCCCTCTCTCATAATATGACGATAAAGTGAAATGAACGTCAGCGTTTGCAGGGTGTCACCTGCAGATGTTGATGTTGTCGCCTCAGATGCTGGTTCCTCAGCAGTCTGCTGCACCGATGAAGGTTTCCACACGGCGAGGCACGTCAGCCTGGCTGTTGTGTTCACTTCCCCAAGGAGGGTGGGAGGCTCCAGTTCCTGGTGGACAGCAGCGGTACATTACTTGTTAATCAGCAGCTAGGCAGGTAACAGCAGTGTAGTTTTGCTACTCTTTATTTATCCTTTTACAGACTTGTCTATATAAAACTTTATTCTTGTAAGAGGAGGTTTTATTATGTCTGACATTTTACCACCTATCTGATTAAATCTGAACATATCAATCTGATATtagcaattattattattaaagaacTTTATTACTCTGTTTTGCAAAGTAGATACATAATATGTCAATAGGTCATGACCCTGAGAGAAATTTTTTAACATACACTGTTGctgcaaatgtaaatgtttaagaAATTTGGTTGAAGTTACAAGTATACGGCTTCTGctcatattttcaaaacaacattgGAGACGTGCCTCATTAAGATGAAGTTTCCACATTTTGATGAGTCCGTCATTTGAAGCCGTCACCATCACGCAGAAATCCTCCATATTAAAACTGTCAACTGCTTTCACCCTGATATCACAAAAGGAAAGTTagtacagtttttaatttttagtaaTAACGATATCAATCACTTTTCacaacatttaatgtaatttattcagagatgtgttttcagaaatgcagcttcatataattaaaaaaacatactgaaaaacTCCTGCACCTAAAAAGTTTCAGACATACATGGTGGTAgatctgtgaagaaaaaaaaaaaaaaaaaatgctgtgaatTTACCTTGTTTCATGAGCCTTGAACTCACACACCCATTTCTCTTTTCCCATGTCACATAACCTCACAATTTCATCGTCTCCTGCGACAGCCAGGATGGCgttctgaaaaacaaagaggatAACAACATCTGCTTAAACTCACAGCTGGTAAATTAATTACTGTCATCTTTTGGTGAGTTTAATAGGCAGAGACCGATCATCACAGCCACGGTAGTCTCTATGTCGCTCAAAATGTTAGTGCAAACGTACATTTAAGAACTTAACAGACGAGATCCTTTTGGGGTTTGTAACTGTTCCTGTCACTGAGGCCGTCTCCAGGTCATAGATGTCAATCTTGTCGTTTGCCACCACCACATATTTATCCCCATCTGGAGACCATCTTACAATGTGTGCATCTGTTAAAAgcatagatttaaaaaaaataaataaatcagctcACGTCATTCAAATATCTCTGAAAACGATCAATTCATTAGCTTCGCAGTAAAACTTActctcttttatgtttttgatgAAGGCTGATCTTCCGTTAATTAGATTCCACGTtctaaaaggataaaaaaaaaaaatgcaacagtcaTTTCTGATTCCCTGGTAAATGAAACTCCTGTGTCAATGACTTGGGAGCAGAGCTGCAGATTTTACCTGAGAGTCTTATCTGTCCCAACTGAAAGTGCAAGTTTCCCAGATGGATGGACGGAGAGCGATGTGACGTGGCCTCTGGCGAAAACAAGAGGATGAAACTGGTTACTTTTACTGTCCCATCCAACATAAATGCAAGACAACAActatacaaacacattcatctcAGTGCTTCTGCggcacctgtctgtgtgtgcttacTTGTGAGCTTTGATGGACTTCAGGCACTCCCACTTCTTTgtgctccacacacacaggagtCCGTCCTCTCCTCCGCTCAGTAAATGAGACGTCCCATAAAACTCCAGGCAGGTGATGGTGCCTGTGCAAATACAGGGAAGTCTGAGTCAGATGTTCAAATCAAAGGATAAGGTCTTAAATTtctttacagtttaaaaaaatggtaaaaagtaaaggatgtttgtatttttgtttaattcttcAGTGATGTTTTATACTTCTTGTTCCATCAGATAAGGAAACTAATAGTCTATGAAGCAGCCTGGTACACCTGtgataaaaatcattttattattgtgagtaaaaatcttgttttccttcctcacccatgtaatttttttgccttttctttacAGAAGACCAAAGACGACACACAAgtaattatttctatttttcccGACTGTGTAACTAACTAGTATCAAAATCCAAGAATTGCTATGTTAAggtcaaaatataatttaacagttttttttatactgaAGACAACAGTACACGGAGGTTCACGCAGCAGTTTAAAAGAAGCATGTTCCCTGATGATCCCTAATGACGataacgatgatgatgatgatccaTAATGATCACTAGAAGATCATAGGAGAATTATCTTGATCTTCATCCTTCCTGACCTTCCATGTACAGTGACCTCTCTCTCGACTGCGTCCTTACTATTTTCATGTAGAAAGTTAAATAGCGCTGTCAAATGAATGTTACCACAGACTACAGACACTTTTAGGAAAACCCCGGGTGAATCAAACCAGAAACGTGAGCAGACTTAGAGCTGCGAAGCAACACTATGCCACAGCTCCTTGTCCTGCGTTGTATATTTAATCCATATATATGTACACGTACCCGAGATACTCACCGTCATGATGCAGCAAGGCACCGTGCTCAATTCTCTTCTTCATGTCGTACAGCTGTATGGTCTCGTCTTTGCTTCCCGTGACAACAAACCTCTCGCTGGCCGCCACAGCTGATATGGATGCTGTGTGGGCGTGATGTGTGAAGTCTGCCTTGGTTGTCCACTCCT encodes:
- the LOC120799238 gene encoding transmembrane protein 14C-like isoform X1, whose product is MRVRRRSFGIETGLRQISTILPAEAVVQSSVTSLAAGLLFGLLAAVGAYLASQDPRNVWLSLGTSGTLAVVMGLRFLNSWKFMPAGLMTLASGLMLAKIITGALKRPHTS
- the LOC120799238 gene encoding transmembrane protein 14C-like isoform X2 yields the protein MAVDWVGFGYSALVSAGGIMGYVKAGSVTSLAAGLLFGLLAAVGAYLASQDPRNVWLSLGTSGTLAVVMGLRFLNSWKFMPAGLMTLASGLMLAKIITGALKRPHTS
- the pak1ip1 gene encoding p21-activated protein kinase-interacting protein 1-like; translation: MAAVLELIAGSYEQIAFGYRVKTDEKEWTTKADFTHHAHTASISAVAASERFVVTGSKDETIQLYDMKKRIEHGALLHHDGTITCLEFYGTSHLLSGGEDGLLCVWSTKKWECLKSIKAHKGHVTSLSVHPSGKLALSVGTDKTLRTWNLINGRSAFIKNIKENAHIVRWSPDGDKYVVVANDKIDIYDLETASVTGTVTNPKRISSVKFLNNAILAVAGDDEIVRLCDMGKEKWVCEFKAHETRVKAVDSFNMEDFCVMVTASNDGLIKMWKLHLNEELEPPTLLGEVNTTARLTCLAVWKPSSVQQTAEEPASEATTSTSAELARELSKTKRVRIATEEVILEDESKPKQKKKGGGKRNVQQ